From the Desulfosarcina sp. BuS5 genome, one window contains:
- a CDS encoding metal-dependent hydrolase yields the protein MAQFKTHLAGGMVAGAGVSVLGLFTYGLNLTQACAVFVIGSVGGVLPDLDSDSGKPLSLLFELISVLIPALLFMSFVRQEWISPEFLVCYFTFSYLFINYVACTVIKRLTVHRGIMHSVPFALFCGGIGYLLFASSGKVIATIAGLAVLAGCLTHLVLDELNSFTLKFGFIPWLKRSSGTALKLKSNSLATNLLVYCLIIIVAIAIFFVS from the coding sequence ATGGCACAGTTCAAGACACATCTTGCAGGCGGGATGGTTGCTGGAGCCGGCGTATCGGTACTTGGTCTTTTCACTTATGGGCTCAACCTGACCCAGGCCTGTGCCGTATTCGTTATAGGCTCTGTGGGGGGGGTATTGCCCGATCTCGACAGTGACTCCGGCAAGCCCCTATCACTGTTGTTCGAACTTATATCCGTTCTAATACCTGCTCTGCTTTTTATGAGTTTCGTACGTCAGGAATGGATTTCGCCTGAATTTTTGGTATGCTACTTCACTTTTTCCTACCTCTTTATTAATTATGTTGCCTGTACCGTAATAAAAAGGCTTACAGTACACCGTGGTATAATGCATAGCGTGCCGTTCGCGCTGTTTTGCGGCGGCATCGGATATCTCCTTTTTGCTTCGTCAGGAAAGGTAATAGCTACTATTGCGGGACTGGCTGTGCTTGCCGGGTGCCTAACACACCTCGTGCTTGACGAGCTAAATTCATTCACCTTGAAGTTTGGCTTCATACCGTGGCTGAAAAGATCCTCGGGCACGGCCCTTAAACTGAAATCCAATTCATTGGCAACAAATTTACTTGTTTATTGTTTAATTATTATCGTGGCCATCGCAATATTTTTTGTTTCTTAG
- a CDS encoding transposase: MLLSKFSGYYLKELVRYIHLNPLRAGLVEDMKSLDKYKWCGHSVLMNKASEEWQNIDYVYKLFSGKKRLTKKGYRAFIEKGISAGKRQDLTDGGLLRSIGGWSVLKDFRKAGIRVKGDERILGDSDFVENVLKAAEEEFEQKYELRAKGYDFNRVIQRVAEVMGMEIEQVTAFGKSPPTVKARSLLCFWAHRKLGMTTIEIRKKLDICQSAVSRSSIRGEKIERENRFELIG, encoded by the coding sequence ATGTTATTATCGAAATTCAGCGGATACTATCTAAAGGAATTGGTGCGTTATATCCACTTAAACCCGTTGAGGGCGGGTCTTGTGGAAGATATGAAAAGCCTGGATAAATATAAGTGGTGCGGTCACAGTGTTCTGATGAATAAAGCCAGTGAGGAATGGCAGAATATCGATTATGTTTATAAACTGTTTTCCGGCAAAAAAAGATTGACAAAAAAAGGGTATCGAGCGTTTATTGAAAAAGGTATAAGCGCAGGTAAACGGCAGGATCTTACCGATGGTGGATTATTAAGGAGTATAGGCGGCTGGTCGGTTCTCAAAGATTTTCGCAAAGCAGGCATACGTGTTAAGGGAGATGAACGCATTTTAGGTGACAGTGATTTTGTTGAAAATGTTTTAAAGGCCGCCGAAGAAGAATTTGAGCAGAAATATGAATTAAGAGCCAAAGGTTATGATTTCAATCGGGTAATACAGCGGGTTGCCGAAGTGATGGGCATGGAGATTGAGCAGGTAACGGCTTTCGGGAAATCACCGCCAACAGTTAAAGCGCGAAGTCTTTTATGTTTTTGGGCTCATCGAAAACTCGGCATGACAACCATTGAAATTAGAAAAAAGCTGGATATATGCCAATCAGCGGTAAGTCGTTCATCCATAAGAGGTGAAAAAATTGAAAGAGAAAACAGATTTGAGTTGATAGGGTAA
- a CDS encoding transposase, protein MARKARIDAPGALHHIIVRGIERKKIFRSDYDRRNFLNRLNNLIPETQTECFAWVLIPNHVHLLLKTGLIPVSVLMSRLLTGYAVWFNKKYSRHGQLFQNRYKSILCQEDIYLVSAEFLFYERNALLSIAVYAIF, encoded by the coding sequence ATGGCACGAAAAGCGAGAATAGATGCACCTGGAGCACTGCATCATATAATTGTCAGGGGGATAGAACGTAAGAAAATTTTCAGATCAGATTATGATCGGAGAAACTTTTTAAATCGGCTCAATAATTTGATTCCTGAAACACAAACCGAGTGTTTTGCATGGGTATTGATTCCAAACCACGTCCACTTATTATTAAAAACCGGATTGATTCCGGTTTCTGTGTTAATGAGTCGTTTGCTCACCGGATACGCGGTATGGTTCAATAAGAAATACTCTCGCCACGGTCAACTTTTTCAAAACAGGTACAAGTCGATTTTATGCCAGGAAGATATATATCTAGTATCTGCTGAATTTCTTTTTTATGAAAGAAATGCTTTGCTATCCATAGCAGTATATGCCATTTTTTAA
- a CDS encoding IS1 family transposase: MQNTANTALTLFCPRKSCKCYQSTENKITKDGVYITKSDFEPRQMFYCNGGKHRFSETGYSDLFGKHGSFKEYDQTAKLNSYGLGTDAIADVLQKDRRTIEQWQKAIGQKGQQFHLFLCFTIGLTIVFLQMDELWSYLKNKSQQLWVFIALESTTKFWIGFELGSRTTYTANRLVKGVKKLGKWGKDNILKVATDKLAAYKNALENIMPEIPYAYLQIVKRRIKRRLVTVKKYFVKGTVKDFPGKSQNTSFIERLNLTLRQHISYLQRKTLGYCKNKLNFSNVM, from the coding sequence ATGCAAAATACAGCAAATACAGCCCTAACACTTTTTTGTCCCAGGAAAAGCTGCAAATGTTATCAATCAACCGAGAACAAAATCACCAAGGATGGAGTTTACATAACAAAATCCGATTTTGAGCCAAGACAAATGTTTTACTGCAATGGTGGCAAACATAGATTCTCAGAAACAGGATATTCCGATCTTTTTGGAAAGCATGGCAGCTTTAAAGAGTATGATCAAACGGCAAAGCTAAACTCTTACGGCCTTGGCACTGATGCAATTGCCGATGTACTTCAAAAAGATCGAAGGACAATTGAACAATGGCAAAAAGCTATTGGACAAAAAGGCCAGCAATTTCACCTATTTCTTTGTTTTACTATCGGACTTACCATTGTATTTCTCCAAATGGATGAACTATGGTCTTACCTTAAAAATAAAAGTCAACAATTATGGGTTTTTATCGCTCTTGAATCAACAACAAAATTCTGGATCGGTTTCGAGTTGGGTTCAAGAACAACTTACACTGCAAACCGTTTAGTAAAGGGCGTTAAAAAGTTGGGCAAATGGGGAAAAGATAATATATTAAAGGTCGCTACAGATAAATTAGCGGCTTACAAAAATGCGCTCGAAAACATTATGCCTGAGATTCCTTATGCTTACCTGCAAATTGTTAAGCGCCGAATAAAGCGTCGGCTTGTAACAGTTAAAAAATATTTTGTGAAAGGTACTGTAAAAGATTTCCCCGGAAAAAGCCAAAACACCTCATTTATTGAGAGACTGAACCTTACCCTAAGGCAACATATCTCCTATCTTCAGAGAAAAACCCTGGGGTATTGCAAGAACAAGCTGAATTTTAGTAATGTAATGTAA
- the dsrP gene encoding sulfate reduction electron transfer complex DsrMKJOP subunit DsrP, with protein MLENALKGNKGYWTLIIVLLVIMGVAGLCYLKQFTFGLGITGMSRDVSWGFYIAQFTFLVGVAAGGVMVALPYYLHNYKAFGKITILGEFLAIASVSMCLLFILADLGQVQRALNVLLHPTPHSVLFWDMIVLNGYLFLNIIVGWNVLEAERNSVPPPQWIKPFIYISIPWAFGIHTVTAYLFCGLPGRHYWLTAILAPRFLASAFAAGPSLLLLLCFIIRKVTNFDPGKQAIQALAKIITYAIIANVFFFLCEVFVAFYSNIPGHTVHLKYLFVGLHGHGVLVPWMWASVIFMTVAIILLVNPVTRQNESILMVSCILIFIGTWIDKGLGMISGGFVPSPLHHVNEYVPTILEIIISLGVWATGFFILTILFKIAISVEQEVEA; from the coding sequence ATGCTTGAAAATGCTTTAAAAGGAAACAAGGGGTACTGGACATTAATAATAGTGCTGCTTGTCATAATGGGCGTAGCGGGACTCTGTTATCTTAAACAGTTCACCTTCGGCCTTGGAATAACAGGCATGAGCCGTGATGTTTCATGGGGATTTTATATTGCCCAGTTTACCTTTCTCGTTGGAGTCGCAGCCGGAGGAGTTATGGTTGCTCTTCCCTATTATCTTCATAATTATAAAGCTTTCGGAAAAATTACTATTTTAGGTGAGTTTTTGGCTATTGCGTCGGTTTCCATGTGTCTTCTGTTTATTCTTGCCGATCTCGGGCAAGTTCAGAGAGCACTGAATGTTCTCCTGCACCCTACTCCCCACTCTGTTCTATTCTGGGACATGATAGTCTTAAATGGATACCTGTTTTTAAATATAATTGTGGGGTGGAACGTCCTTGAGGCTGAAAGGAATTCAGTTCCGCCCCCACAATGGATAAAACCCTTTATATACATATCCATTCCCTGGGCTTTTGGAATCCATACGGTAACGGCATATCTTTTCTGTGGTCTGCCTGGCAGGCACTATTGGTTAACCGCTATACTGGCGCCGAGATTTCTGGCCTCCGCGTTTGCAGCAGGCCCGTCGCTGCTGCTCCTATTATGCTTCATAATAAGAAAGGTAACAAATTTTGATCCTGGCAAACAGGCGATTCAAGCACTTGCCAAGATTATCACATACGCGATCATCGCCAATGTCTTCTTTTTTCTTTGCGAAGTCTTTGTTGCTTTTTACAGTAACATACCCGGCCATACCGTCCATCTGAAATATCTTTTTGTCGGTCTGCACGGACACGGAGTCCTTGTGCCATGGATGTGGGCATCGGTTATCTTCATGACTGTGGCAATTATCCTTCTTGTAAATCCTGTTACCCGCCAGAATGAGTCTATTCTGATGGTATCCTGCATCTTGATCTTTATCGGCACCTGGATTGACAAGGGACTCGGAATGATTTCCGGCGGATTTGTTCCGTCACCGTTGCATCATGTAAATGAATATGTTCCCACGATTCTTGAGATAATAATCTCCTTGGGCGTATGGGCGACGGGTTTCTTTATATTAACTATTCTTTTCAAAATCGCAATTTCCGTAGAACAGGAAGTTGAAGCCTGA
- the dsrO gene encoding sulfate reduction electron transfer complex DsrMKJOP subunit DsrO — translation MKNSRRSFLKIAGVSALGLVIKPVFNTFASSEEHAEHLKPDFSKKNNALTGKRWGMVIDTRKFQSEEDLKPIIDACNSIHNIPDLKVKNHEIKWIWEDEYEHAFTDSENEYVNERVKHLPFLVLCNHCDDPPCVRACPTKATFKREDGIVLMDFHRCIGCRFCMAACPYGSRSFNFRDPRPGIEHQNPDYPTRTKGVVEKCNFCAERLAVGKMPKCVEVSNGAIAFGDLDDPDSTVRKLLKENYTIRRKPSLGTHPSVFYIV, via the coding sequence ATGAAAAACAGCAGAAGAAGCTTCTTGAAGATAGCCGGAGTTTCAGCCTTGGGACTTGTGATTAAGCCGGTTTTTAATACATTCGCATCATCGGAAGAGCATGCTGAGCATCTCAAACCAGATTTTTCAAAAAAGAACAATGCCCTTACGGGAAAAAGATGGGGCATGGTAATAGATACACGTAAATTTCAATCAGAAGAGGATCTTAAACCGATCATAGATGCCTGCAACTCAATCCACAATATTCCTGATCTCAAAGTTAAAAACCATGAGATCAAGTGGATCTGGGAGGATGAATACGAACATGCCTTTACCGACTCGGAAAATGAATATGTTAATGAGAGGGTGAAACACCTCCCATTTCTGGTACTTTGCAACCACTGTGATGACCCTCCCTGTGTAAGGGCCTGCCCCACCAAGGCGACCTTTAAACGCGAGGACGGAATAGTGCTGATGGACTTTCACAGGTGCATAGGCTGCAGGTTCTGTATGGCGGCATGTCCCTACGGATCACGGAGCTTTAATTTTAGAGATCCACGACCCGGCATAGAACATCAAAACCCTGATTACCCAACCAGGACGAAAGGTGTTGTAGAAAAGTGTAATTTCTGTGCCGAGAGGCTGGCTGTGGGAAAAATGCCCAAGTGTGTGGAAGTATCAAACGGCGCCATTGCTTTCGGCGATCTTGATGATCCGGACTCAACCGTCAGAAAATTATTAAAAGAAAATTATACGATAAGACGCAAGCCCAGCTTGGGCACACATCCGTCTGTATTTTATATTGTATAG
- the dsrJ gene encoding sulfate reduction electron transfer complex DsrMKJOP subunit DsrJ, producing the protein MNDKSKIVIGLIIFLAIITFPFWYNMGKATSAPEPKLSDKAKAAKVCVEPKEYMKAEHMHILDNWRNEVVRKGNRTYKSSTGKEYNISLSSGEESCLGCHTDKAEFCDKCHDYASVNPYCWDCHIDPKEEKK; encoded by the coding sequence ATGAATGATAAAAGTAAAATCGTCATCGGATTGATTATATTTCTTGCAATTATAACCTTCCCTTTTTGGTATAATATGGGGAAAGCTACTTCTGCGCCGGAACCCAAACTTTCGGATAAGGCCAAAGCCGCCAAAGTATGTGTGGAACCGAAGGAATATATGAAAGCCGAACATATGCATATTCTGGATAACTGGAGAAACGAAGTTGTGCGAAAAGGGAATAGAACCTACAAGAGCAGTACAGGAAAGGAGTATAATATCAGTCTTTCCAGCGGCGAAGAGTCATGCCTCGGATGCCATACCGACAAGGCTGAATTTTGCGACAAATGTCATGATTATGCTTCGGTTAACCCTTATTGCTGGGATTGTCATATTGATCCTAAGGAGGAGAAGAAGTAA